One part of the Granulicella arctica genome encodes these proteins:
- a CDS encoding thiamine phosphate synthase yields the protein MTSKVMRYAITDRSLFPGDEPQRRSALVRQAALLSAEGVDLLQLREKDLPAATLASLALTLLQTLRSSGTKLIINTRADIAVATCAHGVHLTSSLDELPPRQIHDLYAQANLPAPIVTLSCHTLQDVVRHRLEPLSAILFGPVFEKSVSGEYRTEGTGLALLQQACAAAAPIPVLALGGITPDNLPTCLQAGASGIAGIRLFQRH from the coding sequence GTGACCTCCAAGGTAATGCGCTACGCCATCACCGATCGCTCCCTCTTCCCCGGCGACGAGCCGCAACGCCGCTCAGCCCTCGTTCGGCAAGCCGCTCTACTGTCCGCCGAAGGCGTAGACCTCCTGCAACTCCGCGAAAAAGATCTACCCGCAGCCACCCTCGCAAGCCTCGCCCTTACCCTCCTTCAAACCCTTCGCTCCTCCGGAACTAAGCTCATCATCAACACCCGAGCGGACATCGCCGTCGCTACCTGCGCCCACGGCGTCCACTTGACCTCGTCCCTCGACGAGCTCCCCCCGCGACAAATCCACGATCTATACGCCCAGGCCAACCTGCCCGCGCCCATCGTCACCCTCTCCTGTCACACCCTCCAGGACGTCGTCCGCCACCGCCTCGAACCACTCTCCGCCATCCTCTTCGGCCCCGTCTTCGAGAAGTCCGTCTCCGGCGAATACCGCACCGAAGGCACCGGCCTCGCCCTCCTCCAGCAGGCCTGCGCCGCTGCCGCTCCCATCCCGGTCCTCGCGCTAGGCGGCATCACCCCGGACAACCTACCAACCTGCCTCCAGGCCGGAGCCAGCGGGATCGCCGGAATCCGACTCTTCCAGCGCCACTAG
- the sthA gene encoding Si-specific NAD(P)(+) transhydrogenase → MSSVYDLIVIGSGPAGQRAAIYGAKLGKRVALVEMREVVGGACINTGTIPSKTMREAVLHLSGYNYKSIYGMNYRVKERITMADLAFRVQHVIKTEIDVTEAQLSRNNIEMLVGVASFVDPTHVQVTNTRGSTIYEAKNILIATGTKPAASAKVPINGRSIINSDLVLDLPNLPKTLIVVGGGVIGVEYTCMFSALGVRVTLIERRPRLLEFADQEIIEALSYHLRDSRVTMRLNEEVESVEEMPDGTVVANLESKKKVQGDALLYAVGRQGNVDELNLANVGVDSDSRGRIPVDKDFRTKQPTIFAVGDVIGFPSLASVSMEQGRIAAARAFGDETILSNPSFYPYGIYTIPEISFIGKTEEQLTEEDVPYEVGVAYYREIARGQIRGDTTGRLKLIFHRMTHAILGVHIIGEGASELLHIGQAVMALGGKLDYFVDTVFNYPTLAECYKVAAFNGLNRVSKFD, encoded by the coding sequence ATGAGTAGTGTTTACGATCTGATCGTGATTGGGTCCGGGCCAGCCGGGCAGCGGGCTGCTATCTATGGTGCGAAGTTAGGCAAAAGGGTCGCACTGGTGGAGATGCGGGAGGTAGTCGGGGGAGCTTGTATCAATACCGGCACCATTCCTTCGAAGACCATGCGCGAGGCTGTGTTGCACCTCTCCGGCTATAACTACAAGTCCATCTATGGCATGAACTACCGCGTGAAGGAACGGATCACGATGGCGGATCTTGCCTTCCGCGTCCAGCACGTGATCAAGACTGAGATCGATGTGACGGAGGCGCAGCTTTCGCGCAACAACATCGAGATGCTGGTGGGCGTGGCGAGCTTTGTGGACCCGACGCATGTCCAGGTGACGAACACGCGCGGATCGACGATCTACGAGGCGAAGAACATTCTGATTGCGACCGGCACGAAGCCGGCGGCGTCGGCGAAGGTGCCGATCAATGGGCGCAGCATCATCAACAGCGACCTGGTGCTCGACCTGCCAAACCTGCCGAAGACGCTGATTGTGGTGGGCGGCGGTGTGATTGGGGTGGAGTACACCTGTATGTTCTCAGCCCTCGGGGTGCGGGTGACGCTGATTGAGCGACGGCCGCGGCTGCTGGAGTTTGCCGACCAGGAGATTATCGAGGCGCTGAGCTATCACCTGCGGGATTCGCGTGTAACGATGCGGCTGAACGAAGAGGTGGAGTCGGTCGAGGAGATGCCGGATGGCACGGTGGTCGCGAACCTTGAGAGCAAGAAGAAGGTGCAGGGCGATGCGCTGCTGTATGCGGTTGGACGACAGGGCAATGTGGACGAGCTGAATCTTGCCAATGTCGGTGTTGACTCTGACTCGCGCGGGCGTATCCCGGTGGACAAGGATTTTCGTACCAAGCAGCCGACGATCTTCGCGGTGGGCGATGTGATCGGCTTCCCTTCTCTGGCTTCGGTTTCGATGGAGCAGGGCCGGATTGCGGCGGCGAGGGCTTTTGGCGACGAGACGATTCTGTCGAACCCAAGTTTTTATCCGTATGGCATCTATACGATTCCGGAGATCAGCTTTATCGGGAAGACCGAGGAGCAGTTGACGGAGGAGGATGTGCCGTATGAGGTTGGTGTGGCCTACTACCGTGAGATTGCGCGTGGACAGATTCGCGGCGATACGACGGGCCGGTTGAAGCTGATCTTTCACCGGATGACGCATGCGATCCTCGGAGTGCACATTATCGGCGAGGGTGCGAGTGAGCTGTTGCACATCGGTCAGGCCGTGATGGCTCTTGGTGGAAAGCTGGATTATTTCGTCGATACGGTGTTTAACTACCCAACTCTTGCTGAATGTTATAAAGTTGCCGCTTTCAACGGTTTGAACCGTGTAAGCAAGTTCGACTGA